AGGCACCGAATCCAAACTAGGGAGCAAGAAAAAACCATGAGATCAACCGATATCCAGCGCTTTCACGTGGGGGCGCGGCTGTCTGAAATGGCGGTGTTCAACGGCGTGGTCTACCTGGCGGGCATGGTGCCCGAGGACGGCGCCACCGACATCCGCGGGCAGACCGCCGATGTGCTGGCGCAGATCGACCGGCTGCTGGCCGAGGCCGGGTCCGACAAAACGCGCATCTTGCGCACGCAGATCTACCTCGCCGACATGGCCGATATGGCGGGCATGAATGAGGTGTGGGACGCCTGGGTGGCCCCAGGCCACACGCCGCCGCGCGCCACCGTGCAGGCCGCATTGGGCCAGCCGGGCTGGAAGATTGAAGTGGTGGTGACGGCCGCGCAGCGCTGAGTGCGAGCAGCCTTTTTGCTATTTATTGTGTAGCTTGCGGCGCTTGTGCAGCCTGCCGCCGCGGCCGATTCGGTCACTAAGGCCGATCAGCTATCGCCGCGACAAGCCAAGGGCAGATCCGCGCGGGTCGCGCATCAGCGCCGCACCAGCGTCATCACATCGCCGTCGCGCCGCATGTTGAAACGCTTGAGAAAGCTGTTGCCCAGCAGCACCGCGGGCATGCCCATGGGCGTGACGACAGCGTCCACGTCGTAGGCGATCACGTCGCCCACGCGCAC
This genomic interval from Ottowia oryzae contains the following:
- a CDS encoding RidA family protein; the protein is MRSTDIQRFHVGARLSEMAVFNGVVYLAGMVPEDGATDIRGQTADVLAQIDRLLAEAGSDKTRILRTQIYLADMADMAGMNEVWDAWVAPGHTPPRATVQAALGQPGWKIEVVVTAAQR